TCTCCATCGCGGAGGACGTGATCGCGGTGTCGGTGGCGGCCGTCGCGATCTTCGCTCCCGGGCTTTCGCTCGCGGTCGTCGGCGCCGTGCTGATCCTGATCGTCCTGCTCTTCGGGCGCATCCGCCGCGCCGCGGCGATCCTCTTCTTCCTCGCGGCGCATCCGCGCGAGGCCTACCGGGCGTCGAAGGAGGCGTGAGGCGATGCCGTTCCTCGTCGACGGCAACAACCTGATCGGAAGGATCGCGGGGCGGCCGCCGGGAACGGACGAAGAGCGCCGGCGCGTCCAGCAGACCATCTCCGCGCGGCTGCGGAGCGGCCGTTCGAGCGTCGTCCTCTTCTTCGACGGGGAACCTTCCGCCGGCAAGCGGGAAGGATGGCTCGGCGGCCTGACGGTGCGGTATTCCGGGAACCGGAGCGCCGACGACGCGATCATCGAAGCGGTCGAGCGGGCGAAGGCGCGCCGCGACTGCCACGTGGTGACCGACGACCGGGCGCTCGCGGAACGGGCCCGGGCGCGCGGGGCTCGGGCGCTGTCGACCGCGGATTTCTGGGGGCGGATGGAGACCGCTCCCGGCGA
Above is a window of Thermoanaerobaculia bacterium DNA encoding:
- a CDS encoding NYN domain-containing protein, with amino-acid sequence MPFLVDGNNLIGRIAGRPPGTDEERRRVQQTISARLRSGRSSVVLFFDGEPSAGKREGWLGGLTVRYSGNRSADDAIIEAVERAKARRDCHVVTDDRALAERARARGARALSTADFWGRMETAPGEAGKDARAVDVDEWESFFADDRNRLP